The nucleotide window GGATGACCCAGGTCCCGGCCAGGGAACATGCGTCCTTCGATCCTGGCTTGGTATAATGCTGTGTCAGTTTTGAAATAGACAGACCTGAGATCTAATCTCGGCCGACAATAAGTCTGTGACCTTTGGCAACTCACTTCTCCCCGCGCCTCAACGTCTCAACTTTAAAACTGGGAAACAGTCCCCCTACCTGGTAAGCGAGATAGGAAGATTAGATGGGAGGATCTACAAAATGATTTGACACTGGGAGGTGCTCCATCCATAAGTGTAAGTCTCCTCCTCCACGCTGCGGGTTTTCCAGCTAGAGTTTGTAGGGGTGAAAaggattaatttaaatttaaaattccaagaGTCCCAAGCAAAACTTCGTAAAAGAATCTCTGTCTTGTTTCCCAGACACACATTTCTAATTTTGCCCTTTCTCAAGGTATGGGGTCAGAGGTCTCTCCCAGATGGTAGCCACCCTCCCGCCTCTCCTTTTCCATTTATCCAGCTCATTCTCATCCTTCCAGTTAGAACAGCACATCTTCCACGACACtgtctttttgtctttcctcCCTTGCCTTCTGTGTGTTCCTACTGCACCCCATGCATGGGACAACCATGCCAGTTACTGCGTTTTACTGACAACCATCCCCTCTGTGGTCTCTCTTCCCTGCTCCGGGAAGTCAGAGCCTTTGTCTTTGGGCCCTGGAGGCTAAAGGTGCTGGGGAAGTATTGTGGAATGTTGCTGAATTGGTTGATTCACCTTCCTGGGGCTTGTATTGTGGGGGTTCTTTTGTTCAAGAGGGGTTGGTGGGTGGGTGAcaagccagagggagagagagtctggTCCCTTGGAGACTGACCCTGAAGCTGggaagcagggagtgggggaggaggtgaggagggcagGTGTAGGAGAACACAGGGGCCTTCATGGCTGCAGCTGCAGAGCAAGCTGGGTGAAGAGTGAGAGGCTGGGGTGATAAGGTGTCCAGCAACTGCCTCGCTCAGATGCTTCCCACAGAGAAcctgcctctcccacctgcaccagccccctcactctctgtctgtttcCGACACTTCATTCCTTTGGTCTGAGTCCAGATTCCTTTCTTGGGATCTTTGACTCTACTTGCTGACACTCTTGTCCCCACCCCATCCTACCATTGCTCTCTGAGATCAGGCTTGGGCTGGTGGGCTGGACCCAGCGTCCCTGGTGGCCTAAGGCTCCCGACACtctttgcccaccccccacccccacactgccCTTTACCCCAGCTTCACTTAGGCTACTAACTTTATCAGGCTAGGGGCTTCCAGGTCGTTCTTTGACCTGCTTGCTGGCCCTCTTTTCCCTGCTTCTCAGAGAATGCTAGCTGGGCTGGAGCTCTAGCAGTAGGCAGGGAAGCAGCAGCCCTGCACGCCATCCCGACATGCTAATAGCCTCCAGGGTGGGAACAGAGAGGACCCCAGGAACGCTGAGTGACTGGATGGTCCTGATTAGGAAAGGAGGCTCCTGTAGGGGAATGATCCAGGGCCTGGAATAGGCTCAGGTACCTGGCTCCAGGTTCCAGAAAAGTCTCCCTTccacttcctttccccctccccctcattcCCCCTCCATGCAATGCATGCTTTCTAAACTCTGCCTCcggcctgtctgtctctctcccatctGTAACCATATCTTTGTAAATCACAGAATCCCAGATTCCAGGACATTGGCCAGGCTCTCTTGAGGTCATCTTGTCCAGCCCACTGCCTGCAGGCCATCCAGCATGTGCCCTGGCCCCGACAGATCCCATTTTGAGAccgaggcagagaaagaaagtctGTGGCTTCCTGGTCACCAGCACCCACCCCACCAGCCTGCTCTCcgagcccctcccaccctcccccaggaaGTTCTCCTCAATGTCTGACCCATCTTTATTTATGCTCTCAATCAGTGCATGTGGAAAATAGCTCACTCTCACAGAATAGATCAAATcaatctcccttctctcttcctctttcctctttctgttttatattttctatgaaaGAAACCAACCCTCCCCCCTTGTTCCACTAGCAAAAATACCACCCAGTCtcactcccttcccccatctcatcttgcctttctctgcaccccccctccccgctccccctcACCCATTATGGAAAGGAAACAGGAACCAGAGGCCTAGGACAACCTCATCTCTGGCCCCACAGGGAGTCAGGGAAAGGACCCAGGCTTCTTCATGACACCCAGGTTTTCCAGCTGGaatcccccctccaccccaggctGGGCTTGGCCATCCTCCTCCATCCTGTCTTTATCTGACCCTTTGTGGGCAGTCCTGTTCCTGGCCCCCACCAAGCTCCCGGCGGGGtggggactggggtggggtggccaCCCAGTACCCCCCTCCAGGCCTCCCGCCTTGGCAGCTTCCCCTGGAGGGAGACAATGGGGCTGTGAGCAGAAAAGGGCAGGGGCAAAAGGAGGCTGGCTCTATCTGGGCCAGAGCATGCCCCAAGCCCACCAGAGCCCTGGCACTGTGACATTTCCTGGAGTGGGGGGGcagccccctcctgccctgtTCTCATCGGAAGCCAGGAgttggtggggggaggtcagTGGGAAGTTTGATCACCAGGGCCCAGCGAGGGGGATTCCAGAATGTGTACTTTGATGGAGAAATGCAGCTGTGGAGGGGATGAGGCGAGGGCGGGGTGGGGAAGCCGGGCCGGGGTCAGGCTGGCAGCAGCAGGGCGCCTGGCCAGCCAGAGCCGGAGGCTCTAGGGAACACAGAAGCCTGTCCCTAGGGACTGGGCAGAGCGCCCTCTAGCCTATGTCCTCCTTCCTGCCGGAGGCGGGGTGGGGCGAGACCTTGGGTGCTTCCCCTGATCCACCTGAGGAGGAGCTGAGGGAGGGAAAAGGTCGCTGGGAGGGAGCTCCGGTTTTCCACCTGGCCTCCAAAGCTGGTTCCTCCAGCTCCAAGCCCTCCATTTAAGccagaaattagaaattagatcTAGAAAGGACTTGGAGATCATCTAGGCCAATCATTTCACTTATGGTTAGAAGTCCAGCAAAGTCCAGGAACTGGAGGGGACTTGCCTTGGGCCATCCAGAATGCAGGCAGTGAGCACTAGGGCTGGGAGTCTACCTCCTGCCGAGTACCTCATCCCTGCGTGcagtgaggggtggaggggtgcgGTCAGGAAAGGGGTACAGGGCCTTCCACAGGccctttctgccccccacccccaccttcacaTGGGTGCTCCCCACCTCACTATGGGAGAGCAGAAGACACATGACAGATTCTCCTCAGAGAATccagtgtgtgtttggggggggggggtcggtcaATGTGTCCACTCCTTTGCCTCCCACAGCCCTGACCGGTAGGAAGCCCTCTTGACTGGTGACGTTCATCAGGGAAGGGAAAGCCCCTGCCTCTTCCAAGAGCCATGAGAAGGAGAGCAGCGTGAGGAGGTGGGAAGGACAGTGTCcaggatggggcagagggaaCCAAATTGGGCCAGCGTGGGAGAGGGGTGGAATGGGGTATCTGGTGGgcggtggggaggcaggggttaATGGAGCTGGGGCATCACTGGCTTTGATGtggtgtttggggtgggggtagtggctgggggatggggagcagTAATTATCGAGTTAGACAGAGCAGGACAGGACAGGCGGGCGGGCACAGGCCCGGGCCCAGCCGCCTCAGCAGCCGTCAGGCAAcatttttctgccccttctccaccacccacctccccacccccatacagcccccacccacagccccagggctcagggctcccTCTGCTGGCTCCTAGGAGGTGGGGGTCAGACTaagggccctgggggtggggagtgtgagGAAATAGAGGGCGGCTGGCCAGGAGGCCCTTCAGAGGAAGTTGGGCACCAAAAGGGTCTGTGATCTCCTTGGCCTCGATAATCCACTCCAGTGctctctggggaaggggagggtccCGGAGGGTGCTTCTGGTTCACAGGCAGGGCCGGTAAGGGAGGAAGGAACACAGGGATCCCAGCTGAGAAGTCAGGGCAGACAGCTGGAGGAAAGGGTGTTCTCGTGAATCCACAAACAGCTGCCTGCACTCCTACCGTTTGCCCTGCTCTGTGCAGGCCCAAGACATGAATGGGGGTGTGAATGGGAGGACAAAAAGCACTTTGCTAGAGCTCACCGTCTGGGCAGGCTCTTCTCATGTGTACCAGGGAAGTTGTCAGGTATCATGATTCCCATTTGACAGTCATGGACACTGAGGTTGCGAAGGTCAgttctcattcattcaacaaatattaagtgcCCACTTCACATGCAAGGGACTTGCTGACGTCTTAGGAGAAGCAAATGGCGGAGCCCAGATCGAAACATAAGTCACAGACTCCCCAGACTCTGCACGTGTGCCACAAATGACATCGTGCTTCCGCGTGAGATCTTTGTCTTTAGTGTGTCTTTCACCTAAgtggagagagaagacagggcGACATGACAAAATAGTTATGCCACTGGCAGGATAATGAGCACCCCCAGATGAGCGACACCTAAggtgatgggggggaggggtggtcagtGAGGGCTGGGCTCAGGGACGACAGGGATCTGAGGTGAGCTCGGAAAGATGCCGGGTGTGATTTTGATGACTTAGGAATTGGGAGGGGGTAGCTCTGAGTCCAGAAAGCTGGAGGTGTAATCTGGGATGGATGCAGTGAGCCAACCCTGCTTGGCAGAAGGGCTGTGTGGAGGATGGTATGCGAGGGCATCTCAGCTCTTCCAAAACCCCACGTGGTCATTCCCTCCAGTCCCTTTGGTTTTAAAGAGATTCacccagaggcgcctgggtggctcagttggttgagcgtctgattctcgatttcggctctggtcatgatcacaaggtttggttcatgagttcgagccctctgtgGGGCCCTGAGCTGAGAACCCCTcccccgcacacacacatgctccctctctttctcaaaataaacaaataaacttaaaaaataacattcacctaggggcgcctgggtggcgcagtcggttaagcgtccgacttcagccaggtcacgatctcgcggtctgtgagttcgagccccgcgtcaggctctgggctgatggctcggagcctggagcctgtttccgattctgtgtctccctctctctctgcccctcccccgttcatgctctgtctctctctgtcccaaaaataaataaaaaacgttggaaaaaaaaaaaaaaaagaaaaaataacattcacCTAAACTTCTTGAAGAACGGATTCCTCCATTGAGTGGCCAAGGTCAGCCACCTCTTTCCTCAGATTTCGTCTGTATAATGGGGGTGAAGTGGGTAGAGGAGGAGTAGATGGTTTCTGGCATTCCCTTTGGCCCTCTGAATCTGGAGATGGAAAGGTAGGTTAGGCCAGAACCTGGGGCCCCCAGGGCTTAGAGCTACAGTTGTTGCCAGTAGGAGCTGGCTGTCCCTAACGCCACCCCACTTGGCTATCGATTCTACCAACCAAGGTCCCTGGGAGGGAGATTTTGGCATCTGCCAAGCCAGTTAGAATGGCCAACCTTAGGCCTGTCCCTTCTTGTCTGCAAGATTTCCTTTAGGACTAGCCTCATTTTTTCTATGCCCAGGAATGGCTATTTGATTAGGATCTCAGATCCTACctgctatatattatataactcCTACACCACTGTGCTTAGCCCCCCAAACAAGCAGATGCTTCCAAAAGGGTACATCTTCTCTGGGCTGACCCCAGGCCAATGCTGACTCAGAGGCCAAAAAAGCAGAGTTGATTCCCTAAGgaagcagaagggaagaaaggagggtaaagaaagaggggagatgggggagtTATTTCTTGATGTTATGTCCAGTGTTAACTTGGAGGGGACAAGGGAGCTTCTCGGGCAACTTCTCCTGTTTCTGAAGCGCGGAGAGAGAGCTGACTTGCCCACAGTGGCTCAGCTCACCCAGAGTTGACAGAGACCAGGGTGCAGAAGTGACGCTTGATGTTTTGCCCgatgccctgccccccccccccactcctcttcTGGACTTTCCTTTCCTGTGACTTGGGGATGGGAGCGAGGACAGGAGGGCAGGGAGCAAGCTGGTCCCTTGGGATTCTAGCTGCTACTActgcccatccctcctcctgaCCAGCTTGTAAACAAGCCTTGTTCCCAGGCAGCAAGCCAGCCTGGGGAGCCAGACCCGGACCAGCAACTGACTCTGGGGCAGCCCCTCAACCCTGCAAAGGGCTGGCCCCACCTCCGGGAGGGCCCTACCCTTCCTGCTCCTCCCGATTTCTCTCCTATCTCTAGCCCCTGGCAAGCAGACAAGGTCAGGAGGTTTTTGCTTTTCTCCCTGCATACCCCCACCCTCTCTTGCTTCCctagggcaggaggagggagaggagagggatggGGTCAGAGTAACCTTGAGAGGATAAAACCAGTCAACCTTGGGAAATTAGGGAGTTagcagagggcagggctgggaagagagACTGGGGAGCTTAGtggcatggggggtggggtgattTGGGGAAGAAGAGTTTGCAGAGCCCCAGACTCCCAGGTGGAGGCCTGGACAATCAGGTGGCAGGAAAGGAGCTGGACAGTCATGGGGAGGcctgcttcccttcctctgcatccagtggggggtgggcagaggaggggtggagagagaggaagctgaTTAGCAGTCATGGAATCTCATGTGGACAAGGGCCTGGACTCAAACGAGGACATTCTCCTTAGaaggctcattcattcattcattcattcattcaaaaacatgGATTAAATGGTGTTCATTGTAGTATTAGAATAATCATTTGTAATATTGTAGTATTATAGTAATCATTTGCACATTTTCGTAACAAAAATTGGGGGAAATACGAATTAAGCACCTAAAAATCtgccacaggaaacaaaagaaaacgtCAGTTCTAACTCCCAAGGTGCTCATAGTCTTATCTACTGACCCTATATAACCAGGCTGGAAGCCATCTCAAATCCTTTTTGTAATGAGGTGGATaagtggatggggggaggggaggatcgATGATacacggagagagagaaagagactgataAACTCTTGGTGGTCACTGGGCCACTGGGAACCACCTTGTGCTGCCCTGTCCATGGCACACACTATCCACTATCCACTTTTCTAGGATTGGGAATGGGCTGGGGCTGGACCTTTCCAGGCTGCAGTTGGAATGCAGTGATGGTCAGGTCCTGAGCATGGAGGAAGGAGTCTGGACTATAACTCTTCACTGAGAAAAGAATCTTGGCTCCAGGACTACTTGGGTGGGGAGGCTGACAATGATCTgatggggtggggtgtgtgtgttgggggggggggagtaggttACCTTAGAAAGAACTGAACTTACACATCTTCTTACAACGGCCTCTTTAAGCATCTCGCTCCCCAGAGTTGAGAAGTTCTACCTTAAGACCTAAATTCTTCTTGCTGCTGTTCAAGCCCATTACATCTCCTTGTTGTGGGGCCAGAACGTGCCTGGGCAGCCTGTTCTTGTGGAGCAAATGGGGACAGGGGGGCTGATGGGCATGAAGGCTAAAATGAAAAGTAGGCCACCTTGACCTTTGGCACCTATCTCCCACCATTTTCCTCGACATTTTCTATCTCCTGGTGCTACTTCTCCCCACCCGGCGTCTTTTTCTGTCCTCTGCTGAAGGGTTTTTGTGTGATCTCAAATTACTCTCAGGTCCAAGTGTTCCGCCCACTCATTCCTGCAGCACAGGGACCACAGCTAAGCGTTCATCAAATAAGAGCGATCTGATTCAAGGAGTTCCACTCAGCTGCGAGTAACCTTAACCTTCAGGGGTCTGGTCTATGGAAACCAAATAACAGCTCTCCCCTTAGGTGGAATGAAGGCTGGGAACGGAAGGATTTCTGGAAGTGTGTGGAACTTCCCATTCGGTCTTTACCCACACCAAGCCAAACAGGCATTCCCCTTCCCCAAACCAGTTAGGTCACAACCAGTGACGTCAGGGCCTGGCCTGCCTTGCCGGCCATCCTGCTCTGAAAAAGTCACAGACCCTGGAACAGAAGGGTAGTGTCACTTACTTCACCATAATGCTTCAGAGACTCAGTCCCCCAGCTACTTCTTCCTGCTCTCCAGTTCAGAGAGATAGAGGATATCCTCGTGCAAGGGCCCACCTTAGGGATCAAAGCCCaaccttcccattttacagaaggagaaactgagctAGAGAGGGGGTCACCCTTTGGGGTCAGGCctgttctttgtctcccttttggCTCACCTGGTGCTGGGTGCCCTCACCTTGAGTCAAATTCCTAGAAGGACTTATTAATGAAGATGTGCACAGAAGGATAAGGCTGAATCCTTGCTCTATAGCAATTTCGGTCCCAACTCTAGTGAAAGGGGACATGGGACAGTAAGAGAACCAGATGGGACAATCTCACACtcagttggggtgggggggagagaagaggcgCGTCCCAGCGCCTAGCTGTGGGCAGAGCGGGActggcctccctccccgcccccgcccgagCCCTTTGAGTCATATCTTGGACGTGCTGTTCTTTGCTTTCTAGGGCGGTGGGCAGCCCCTTGGTCATGGATCCTACCAGCATCTGCAGGAAAGCGCGGCGGCTGGCAGGGCGGCAGGCTGAGTTGTGCCAGGCCGAGCCAGAGGTGGTGGCAGAGCTAGCCCGGGGCGCCCGGCTGGGGGTGCGGGAGTGCCAGTTCCAGTTCCGATTCCGCCGCTGGAACTGCTCCAGCCACAGCAAGGCCTTCGGGCGCATCCTGCAGCAGGGTCAGTGTGGGAAGAGCACCTGGGgggctgctttttcttttgggggatcAGAGGagagggggggttggggggggcggctGCGGGAGCCCCACCTCTCCCGCCGGTCTGTGGGTACCCTGTCCCGACCCTGCCTCCCAGCCATGCTGCCTCGCCCACCGTagcgcctcccccctccccgccacccccgggGACCCAGCCTCTGTCCTGCCGGCTGACTTCCCCCACCCTGCGCCCGGCCCGCAGACATCCGGGAGACGGCCTTCGTGTTCGCTATAACGGCCGCGGGCGCCAGCCACGCCGTCACGCAGGCCTGCTCCATGGGCGAGCTGCTGCAGTGCGGCTGCCAGGCGCCCCGAGGGCGGGCCCCGCCGCGTCCCCCGGGCCTGCCCGGCACCCCTGGGCCCCCCGGCCCCGCCGGCTCCCCCGACGGCAGCGCCGCCTGGGAGTGGGGGGGCTGCGGCGACGACGTGGACTTCGGGGACGAGAAGTCGAGGCTCTTTATGGACGCGCGGCACAAGCGGGGACGCGGAGACATCCGTGCGTTGGTGCAACTGCACAACAACGAGGCTGGCCGGCTGGTGAGTCTGGGCAGGGGTGTGTAAGAGAGTGTGTGGGTATGAATGTGTGGGTGTGGGTAGGTGTGAGTGGACGTGGGTGACGGTGGGGTGTGCGGGAGCGTGTTTGTAGACGTGTGAGGAAATGGGGGTGCGAATGAGGGCGTGTATGTGCAGGAGTATGTTAATGTGTGTGGGAGCCAGCGGGGCAGAAAGGGCGCACTTGGGAAGATTGGCTGGGGGCATGTGGATGGGCATGTGGGAGGCAAGGTGGCCAGCCTAGAAGAGGGAGTCCCTTGGGAGGCCTAGGAAGGCCTAGAGCTGGTGGTCTAGtgggcaggatggggaggggacACCCAGAGAAGAGGACTCAGGACCTCAGGTAGGGAAGACAAACCTCTGAGACCCGACAGGTGAGGCAAAGCCTGGGATAGGTAGAGATCTGGCTACCAGcacagggacagaggagggtgACAAAAGCTGGGGATGAAAGAGAAGATAGAAGCTGGGGCAAAGGTCTGGAGGTGGAGGAGTTGGGAGAAGTGAGGGAGGCCAGGGAAAAGGGCCAGAACGTGGCCAAGGAAGGCTTGGAAAGGTGTGAAAGACAAGGCTGGTGAAGGTAGGAGGGAGTCAGCTAAAGGCCAGGAAAGCTGTGACTGAACCTGGGCATTTGCCAACTggctgcccaccaactccagactgggccctgcctctccccttccctcttcaaGGAggagtccccaccccccaccccacccccgccccctagCTCTCCGTCAGATGTTTCCAGGAGGGAgggtgaggaaggaaagaaacctgggaaggggaggggggcgcaCGAGTCTGCATTTCAGGTTGGCCTCTGGACTCTGAGCTTCCACAGATGATATTGCTGAGTCATCTGACACCATAAATCTTAGTGGGGTTGTGACTCTTAGACCCCAGCTTCAGGCACAAATTGCAAATAAGGGGCAGGGGTTCTGGATTCTGGTTCTCAGTAATGCATTCACCGTCGGCCATCCTGAAACCTATGCCTTAGTTCTAAGATGCTCTAGAgaccccccctacacacacacacacacatcctgtgtCCTCTAGGGTTCAGCCCTGAGGCATCGGGCAGGGAGTAAGAGGGGGCCCAGAGAGGAATGTCCAGACAGGCCCACATACCTGTCAGACGCCCAGGAGGCTGGCTCTGCTCAGCCCTGTCTGGGGCCGAGAGGGGCAGCAACGAGGGGGCCCTGTTGGCAGAAGGAGGTTGGCAGGAGGAATAGAGCACGACAGCTGCAACCCCTCCCTGCCTCTAGGGAGACTCTCACCCCAGCCGTcagttctgctttctctctctccgatTCCCTGACTTTGCGTCCTGCGATCTCTGCTGCACACTGCGCCCCACTCCCCCCAACTCCTCTCACTCTTCCAACTttgtaatttttccttctctcGGAGCTGTTGCTCCCTGGGTTTCCTCCTCTCCACCTTGCGCTCTCCTTTTTGGTTTTGGTCTGCTCTTTTCACTCTTCCGGCCACCTCACCCTCCCCATCTAATTTTTTGTCGGTCCTCTGGGCCTTTCCCCACCCGGTACCCCCAATCTGTCCGCATCCGCCGGCTCCTTTGCTCCCTGCAGGCCGTACGGAGCCACACGCGCACCGAGTGCAAGTGCCATGGGCTGTCGGGCTCGTGCGCGCTGCGAACCTGCTGGCAGAAGCTGCCCCCGTTCCGGGAGGTGGGCGCGCGGCTGCTCGAGCGCTTCCACGGCGCCTCGCGTGTCATGGGAACCAACGACGGCAAGGCTCTGCTGCCCGCGGTCCGCACTCTTAAGCCGCCGGGCCGCGCCGACCTGCTCTACGCCGCCGACTCGCCCGACTTCTGCGCTCCCAACCGGCGCACCGGCTCGCCGGGCACGCGCGGCCGCGCCTGCAACAGCAGTGCCCTGGACCTCAGCGGCTGTGACCTGCTGTGCTGCGGTCGCGGGCACCGCCAGGAGAGCGTGCAGCTCGAGGAGAACTGCCTGTGTCGCTTCCACTGGTGCTGCGTGGTGCAGTGCCACCGCTGCCGCGTGCGCAAGGAGCTCAGCCTCTGCCTCTGACGCGCCGTCCGGCTCTCCAAACCGCGCGCCCCTCGGCATCTGCGGGACCTCTGGACTCCGGCGGGGGCGCTGCCCCGCTGCTCGCAGCGAAGGTCCATCTCCCAGGCCTCCGCCAACTGTGAGGCGGCGGGGCTTGAGATACACGCCCGCCCACGAAAGCGAGGGGCGCTGAAGGCCATCCACTCCGGGGGAGCGCTCTGGAGGGCCCTCGAGGGAGGCTATGTAGTCCCTCTCGCTCTTTGGCCCCCATATAGGGGAGCCAAACTCGAGGCCTCTGGACGCAGGACGCCTTAGAACTGCTGGCtatggggtgggtgggtgagtttagtatcaataaaaatatttaaaccaatAGGACTGGGCCCACAGTTTGGGAGGGAGCTGGCCTCCTGGGGGCCACCATGGGGCCAGGCTTCCGAAGGAGTGTGTAAAGGAAGATGGTTTTGATAGAACTAGCATCTCAGGGGTTATCACCTTAGGTCCCTATCTCCCCTACTGAATTAGGTTCTCCTGGCAACCGTGGAGAAGAGTGCCGATTCTTCTGGTTCACCCTTGTCAAACATCTCTGGCCTGGATCTGCAAGCTGGGAAAAACCTAGCTGTCCTTCTTTAAAGGGACAGACTGAAAAGGTCTaggaaaagaagaccaaagcctCTGGTAGTGTACTCAGCTCTCAGTCCAGCCCTCATCTTCTCTGGGGAGGGTGACACCCTTATCTGCCCTTCTGTTTCTGTGATTCTTGGGGACTTTGAGGGTAGACTTCTAGGGCCACCCAAGCCCATAGGAttaaagcactttgtaaactgtaGAATGTGATGAGATTATGTTATTAGTAACATCAGGCTTTTTAACCACCAAAACTAACTTCATTGAAAAGACTGCCCCGATCAGCATTTCTAATCACACTCAGTGGGGGAGGATGCAAAGTTGTCCCAAGTTTCTCCGGGCACCCAACCACATTTCCTCCCTTCTGGTTCTTTCTCAGAAAGCTGATGTCGAGGCTGCAGGGACAGGGAGGAAAGGTTGGAGGTTCTGGGTTCTCCAGATCTGGATCTCATGCCTCCATCTTCCCACagagagaatggggtgggggcatAGGCAAATGGCTAGGATTCAGAGCCCCAATTTTCCCACAGTCCAAATACTGCAGGAGAGAATGACTGCCTAGGTGTGTAGGCAAAGCATGAGCTTTGGATTCAGGCACTCTGTGTTtgaagctgctgctgctgttaagAAGTTTACAATATAGGCATgttagcctcagtttctttgcctgTATAATGGAATACCATCATGTTTCAGTTATCCATGGCTGCATAACAAAGGACCCCCAAATAATTACTTCTCCTGATCCTTTAGGTTAGGATTTTTTTCAGAGTTCAGCTTGGTGGCTCTGCTCCTTATGGCGGGGACCAATGGTTGTGGTCATTCACCTGGCTGCCTTCTGCAGTGGCTGGGCCAAGCTGAACAGTCTAAGAGGCTTGACTCATATGTCTAAGTAGTGCCTCAGAGCTCCTCCAGGGTCTCCTCCTCTCCATGTGGCTAGCTTGGGCTTCCTTACAGCATGGGGGCCTTGGTTTAGTTACACTTCTTACCTAGGCTGGCTTTCAAAATGGACATGCTGAGTGTGAAGGCAGAAGCTCCTTACAGTCCAGCCTTGGAAGTGACACAGCATTGCTGTCACTCCCTGTTGGTTGACACAAGTCATAGAACCAGTGAAAAttcaagggaaggggaaagggacacCATCTCTCACTGGGAGAGTGGCACCATTATCAGGACCATTCACATCCTCATAGAACCATGGGGAGGATTCTTCTGAGACAtgaaaagcacttagcatagcATGTAGCACAATAGTTTATGTCAGgcttatatttaataaatggtagttTCTGTGAGAGTGGGAATAGAGAACTGATGCCTTGCA belongs to Panthera tigris isolate Pti1 chromosome C1, P.tigris_Pti1_mat1.1, whole genome shotgun sequence and includes:
- the WNT6 gene encoding protein Wnt-6, with amino-acid sequence MLPPAPSLLGLLLLLLLCPAHVGGLWWAVGSPLVMDPTSICRKARRLAGRQAELCQAEPEVVAELARGARLGVRECQFQFRFRRWNCSSHSKAFGRILQQDIRETAFVFAITAAGASHAVTQACSMGELLQCGCQAPRGRAPPRPPGLPGTPGPPGPAGSPDGSAAWEWGGCGDDVDFGDEKSRLFMDARHKRGRGDIRALVQLHNNEAGRLAVRSHTRTECKCHGLSGSCALRTCWQKLPPFREVGARLLERFHGASRVMGTNDGKALLPAVRTLKPPGRADLLYAADSPDFCAPNRRTGSPGTRGRACNSSALDLSGCDLLCCGRGHRQESVQLEENCLCRFHWCCVVQCHRCRVRKELSLCL